Proteins encoded in a region of the Streptomyces sp. NBC_00258 genome:
- a CDS encoding nitrate reductase subunit alpha → MSPRTSGTDPQARQPAGLDGELADALVGTRRFFTRAEVSADHRTLYKIGGRKADDFYRDRWSHDKVVRSTHGVNCTGSCSWKVYVKDGIITWESQQTDYPTVGPDSPEYEPRGCPRGAAFSWYTYSPTRVRYPYVRGVLLEMYREARTRLGDPVLAWADVVSDPERSRRYKSARGKGGLVRASWDEASEMIAAAHVHTIKEYGPDRLAGFSPIPAMSMVSHAAGARFYSLLGGVMLSFYDWYADLPVASPQVFGDQTDVPESGDWWDAGYLIMWGSNLPVTRTPDAHWMAEARYRGQKVIAVAPDYADNVKFADEWLPAAPGTDGALAMSMGHVILKEFFVDRQAGYFTDYVKRYTDLPFLVTLEQRGAGADLTYAPGKFLTAADLGGTTAEAENAEFRTVLLDAATGEPVVPNGSLGHRYGESGAGKWNLDLGDTDPLLTAADGESPDAVTVELTRFDTPDGTAGQLRRGVPVRRVAGQLVTTVFDLLLAQYGVARDGLPGIWPTGYDDPDQPYTPAWQAAITGVAGETAARIAREFATNAEESRGRSMIIMGAGTNHWFHSDTIYRSFLTLTTLTGCQGVNGGGWAHYVGQEKVRPITGYSAIATAADWHRPARQMIQTAYWYLHTDQFRYDPFSADTLAAAGAGGTFAGKTTADVIAASARMGWMPSYPTFDRNPLTLATDAEAAGQEVPEYVVDELKAGRLRFAGEDPDAPENFPRVLTIWRANLLGSSAKGNEYFLKHLLGTDSAVRATEAPPDARPRDVVWRDEAPVGKLDLLLTLDFRMTSTTVYSDIVLPAATWYEKHDLNTTDMHPFVNSFNPAIPPPWQTRTDWDAFNTIAAAFSRLAEGRLGTVKDVVAAPLLHDTPDAMATPHGRVRDWKAGECEPVPGRTMPKLVTVERDYPGVADRMTALGPLLDTLGATTKGVTFDVRQELEYLRHKNGTVRGGPADGRPSIARDVQVCEAILTLSGTTNGHLATQGFHTLEARTGVKLADLAAEAEGKRVTFADTQAGPVPVITSPEWSGTESGGRRYSPFTINVERLKPWHTLTGRQHFFIDHDWIAELGEWMPVYRPPLNMHALFDEPEVGDQGELGITVRYLTPHNKWSIHSEYQDNLFMLSLSRGGPTVWMSKEDAAKIGVHDNDWIEAVNRNGVVAARAVVSHRMPEGTVYMHHAQDRLIDVPRTETNGRRGGVHNSLTRLLVKPSHLIGGYAQLTYAFNYLGPTGNQRDEVTVIRRRTDQEVTY, encoded by the coding sequence GTGAGCCCACGAACCTCAGGAACCGACCCGCAGGCACGCCAACCGGCTGGCCTGGACGGGGAGTTGGCGGATGCGCTCGTGGGCACCCGCAGGTTCTTTACCCGAGCCGAGGTCTCCGCCGACCACCGCACCCTGTACAAGATCGGTGGCCGCAAGGCCGACGACTTCTACCGGGACCGCTGGAGCCACGACAAGGTGGTGCGCTCCACCCACGGGGTGAACTGCACCGGCTCGTGTTCGTGGAAGGTGTACGTCAAGGACGGGATCATCACCTGGGAGTCCCAGCAGACCGACTACCCCACGGTCGGCCCGGACAGCCCGGAGTACGAGCCGCGCGGCTGCCCGCGCGGGGCCGCGTTCTCCTGGTACACCTACTCCCCCACCCGCGTCCGCTACCCCTATGTGCGCGGGGTGCTCTTGGAGATGTACCGGGAGGCAAGGACCCGGCTCGGTGACCCGGTGCTGGCATGGGCGGACGTCGTCTCCGACCCGGAGCGCTCCAGGCGCTACAAGTCGGCGCGCGGCAAGGGCGGCCTGGTACGGGCGAGTTGGGACGAGGCGAGCGAGATGATCGCCGCCGCCCATGTGCACACGATCAAGGAGTACGGTCCCGACCGGCTGGCCGGGTTCTCGCCGATACCGGCGATGTCGATGGTCTCCCACGCCGCAGGGGCCCGCTTCTACTCGCTGCTCGGCGGGGTGATGCTGTCGTTCTACGACTGGTACGCCGACCTGCCGGTCGCCTCCCCGCAGGTCTTCGGGGACCAGACGGACGTACCGGAGTCCGGCGACTGGTGGGACGCCGGCTATCTGATCATGTGGGGCTCTAACCTGCCGGTGACCCGCACCCCGGACGCGCACTGGATGGCGGAGGCCCGCTACCGGGGCCAGAAGGTGATCGCGGTCGCCCCGGACTACGCCGACAACGTCAAGTTCGCCGACGAGTGGCTGCCCGCCGCACCCGGCACCGACGGGGCGCTGGCGATGTCGATGGGGCATGTGATCCTCAAGGAGTTCTTCGTCGACCGCCAGGCCGGCTACTTCACCGACTACGTCAAGCGGTACACCGACCTCCCGTTCCTCGTCACCCTCGAACAACGCGGCGCCGGGGCCGACTTGACGTACGCACCGGGGAAGTTCCTGACCGCCGCCGACCTGGGCGGCACGACGGCGGAGGCGGAGAACGCGGAGTTCAGGACCGTCCTGCTCGACGCCGCCACCGGCGAGCCGGTCGTCCCGAACGGTTCGCTCGGCCACCGCTACGGTGAGTCCGGCGCAGGGAAGTGGAACCTCGACCTCGGCGACACCGACCCGTTGTTGACGGCGGCGGACGGTGAGAGCCCGGATGCCGTGACAGTGGAGCTGACCCGGTTCGACACCCCGGACGGGACCGCCGGACAACTGCGGCGCGGCGTCCCCGTACGCCGGGTCGCGGGCCAGTTGGTGACCACGGTGTTCGACCTGCTTCTCGCCCAGTACGGCGTGGCCCGCGACGGGCTGCCGGGGATCTGGCCGACCGGCTACGACGACCCCGACCAGCCCTACACCCCGGCCTGGCAGGCGGCCATCACCGGGGTGGCCGGTGAGACGGCGGCCCGCATCGCGCGCGAGTTCGCCACCAACGCGGAGGAGTCCAGGGGCCGCTCCATGATCATCATGGGGGCGGGGACCAACCACTGGTTCCACTCCGACACCATCTACCGTTCCTTCCTCACCCTGACGACACTGACCGGCTGCCAGGGCGTCAACGGCGGTGGCTGGGCCCACTATGTGGGGCAGGAGAAGGTCCGGCCCATCACCGGCTACTCGGCGATCGCGACGGCTGCCGACTGGCACCGGCCCGCCCGGCAGATGATCCAGACCGCGTACTGGTACCTGCACACCGACCAGTTCCGTTACGACCCCTTCAGCGCCGACACCCTCGCCGCGGCGGGCGCGGGCGGCACGTTCGCCGGGAAGACCACCGCCGACGTCATCGCCGCCTCGGCCCGGATGGGCTGGATGCCGTCCTACCCGACGTTCGACCGCAACCCGCTCACCCTCGCGACCGACGCGGAAGCCGCCGGGCAGGAGGTGCCGGAGTACGTCGTGGACGAACTGAAGGCGGGCCGGCTGCGGTTCGCGGGCGAGGACCCGGACGCGCCGGAGAACTTCCCCCGGGTGCTGACCATCTGGCGGGCGAACCTGCTCGGCTCCTCCGCCAAGGGCAACGAGTACTTCCTCAAGCACCTGCTCGGTACCGACTCCGCCGTACGCGCCACCGAGGCGCCGCCCGACGCCCGCCCGCGGGATGTGGTGTGGCGGGACGAGGCGCCGGTGGGCAAGCTCGACCTGCTGCTCACCCTGGACTTCCGGATGACCAGCACCACCGTCTACTCCGACATCGTGCTGCCGGCGGCGACCTGGTACGAGAAGCACGACCTGAACACCACGGACATGCACCCGTTCGTGAACTCCTTCAACCCGGCCATCCCGCCGCCGTGGCAGACCCGCACCGACTGGGACGCCTTCAACACCATCGCGGCGGCGTTCAGCCGTCTCGCCGAGGGGCGGCTGGGCACCGTGAAGGACGTCGTGGCGGCACCGCTGCTGCACGACACCCCCGACGCGATGGCCACCCCGCACGGCCGCGTCCGGGACTGGAAGGCCGGCGAGTGCGAGCCGGTGCCCGGCCGGACCATGCCCAAGCTCGTGACGGTGGAGCGCGACTACCCGGGCGTCGCCGACCGGATGACCGCCCTCGGCCCGCTCCTCGACACCCTGGGCGCCACCACCAAGGGCGTCACCTTCGACGTACGGCAAGAGCTGGAGTACCTGCGGCACAAGAACGGCACCGTGCGCGGCGGTCCCGCCGACGGCCGCCCGTCGATCGCCCGGGACGTTCAGGTCTGCGAGGCGATCCTGACCCTGTCCGGCACCACCAACGGACACCTGGCCACCCAGGGCTTCCACACCCTGGAGGCCCGTACCGGCGTCAAGTTGGCGGACCTTGCCGCCGAGGCCGAGGGCAAGCGGGTCACCTTCGCCGACACCCAGGCGGGCCCCGTCCCGGTCATCACGTCACCGGAGTGGTCGGGGACGGAGTCGGGCGGGCGCCGCTACTCACCGTTCACCATCAACGTCGAACGCCTCAAGCCCTGGCACACCTTGACGGGCCGTCAACATTTCTTCATCGACCACGACTGGATCGCCGAACTCGGCGAGTGGATGCCCGTCTACCGGCCGCCGCTCAACATGCACGCCCTCTTCGACGAGCCCGAGGTGGGCGATCAGGGCGAACTCGGCATCACCGTGCGCTACTTGACCCCGCACAACAAGTGGTCCATCCACTCCGAGTACCAGGACAACCTGTTCATGCTCTCGCTCTCCCGGGGCGGCCCGACCGTCTGGATGAGCAAGGAGGACGCTGCGAAGATCGGCGTGCACGACAACGACTGGATCGAGGCGGTCAACCGCAACGGCGTCGTCGCCGCCCGCGCGGTCGTCTCCCACCGCATGCCGGAAGGCACCGTCTACATGCACCACGCCCAGGACCGGCTCATCGACGTCCCCCGCACCGAGACCAACGGGCGGCGCGGCGGCGTCCACAACTCGCTGACCCGCCTGCTGGTCAAACCCAGCCATCTCATCGGCGGCTACGCCCAGTTGACGTACGCCTTCAACTACCTCGGCCCGACCGGCAACCAGCGCGACGAGGTCACCGTCATCCGCCGCCGCACCGACCAGGAGGTGACGTACTGA
- the narH gene encoding nitrate reductase subunit beta: MAPTAATPPSAAPGRRVMAQMAMVMNLDKCIGCHTCSVTCKQAWTNRPGVEYVWFNNVETRPGQGYPRRYEDQEKWRGGWDLNKRGNLKLKGGGRFKKLINIFSNPTLPSLDDYYQPWTYDYETLTNAPLQEHTPVARPKSLITGKDMKITWSANWDDNLGGSTDHGDKDVLLAGIAEKVKFEFEQTFMFYLPRICEHCLNPSCVASCPSGAIYKRSEDGIVLVDQDRCRGWRMCVSGCPYKKIYFNHRTGKAEKCTFCFPRIEVGQPTVCAETCVGRLRYIGLVLYDPDQVLEAASTPDDTDLYEAQRQVFLDPADPLVAADAERSGIPRDWIEAARRSPVHALINTYKVALPLHPEYRTLPMVWYIPPLSPVVDVVRDTGYDAEDRGNLFAAIDALRIPVDYLAQLFTAGDPVPVDAVLRRLAAMRSYMRDINLGREPDATIPAAVGMTEEQMYDMFRLLALAKYEDRYVIPPAHAEQAHSLEELATECSLDFEDGPGMGGSGPGGSGPFGEASGDAPAPIAVENFHLLRDRQTADAVDTSADSPAAPGDKSTRLNLLNWDGNGRPQGMFPRSSGDRDERSFDGNGETPDTNAESEPRP, encoded by the coding sequence ATGGCCCCGACAGCCGCGACGCCCCCGAGCGCAGCGCCCGGCCGCCGGGTCATGGCCCAGATGGCGATGGTGATGAACCTCGACAAGTGCATCGGCTGCCACACCTGCTCGGTCACCTGCAAACAGGCGTGGACCAACCGCCCCGGCGTGGAGTACGTGTGGTTCAACAACGTCGAGACCCGCCCCGGCCAGGGCTATCCGCGCCGCTACGAGGACCAGGAGAAGTGGCGCGGCGGCTGGGACCTCAACAAGCGCGGCAACCTGAAGCTGAAGGGCGGCGGCCGGTTCAAGAAGCTGATCAACATCTTCTCCAACCCCACGCTGCCCTCGCTCGACGACTACTACCAGCCCTGGACGTACGACTACGAGACGCTGACCAACGCGCCGCTCCAGGAACACACCCCGGTCGCCCGCCCCAAGTCCCTGATCACCGGCAAGGACATGAAGATCACCTGGTCGGCCAACTGGGACGACAACCTCGGCGGCTCCACCGACCACGGCGACAAGGACGTCCTCCTCGCGGGAATCGCCGAGAAGGTCAAGTTCGAGTTCGAGCAGACCTTCATGTTCTATCTGCCGCGGATCTGCGAGCACTGTCTCAACCCGTCCTGCGTCGCATCCTGCCCCTCCGGCGCGATCTACAAGCGCTCCGAGGACGGCATCGTCCTGGTCGACCAGGACCGCTGCCGGGGCTGGCGGATGTGCGTGTCCGGCTGCCCGTACAAGAAGATCTACTTCAACCACCGCACCGGCAAGGCCGAGAAGTGCACCTTCTGCTTCCCGCGCATCGAGGTCGGCCAGCCCACCGTCTGCGCCGAGACCTGCGTCGGCCGGCTCCGCTACATCGGCCTGGTCCTCTACGACCCCGACCAGGTCCTCGAAGCCGCCTCCACCCCCGACGACACCGACCTGTACGAGGCGCAGCGGCAGGTCTTCCTCGACCCCGCCGACCCGCTAGTGGCCGCCGACGCGGAGCGCTCCGGCATCCCACGGGACTGGATCGAGGCCGCCCGGCGCTCCCCGGTCCACGCGCTGATCAACACGTACAAGGTCGCCCTGCCGCTGCACCCGGAGTACCGCACGCTTCCCATGGTCTGGTACATCCCGCCGCTCTCCCCGGTGGTGGACGTGGTGCGCGACACCGGCTACGACGCCGAGGACCGGGGCAACCTGTTCGCCGCGATCGACGCCCTGCGCATCCCCGTGGACTACCTCGCCCAGCTGTTCACCGCCGGCGACCCGGTCCCCGTCGACGCCGTACTGCGAAGGCTGGCCGCCATGCGCAGCTACATGCGCGACATCAACCTCGGCCGCGAACCCGACGCGACCATCCCCGCCGCTGTGGGCATGACCGAGGAGCAGATGTACGACATGTTCCGACTGCTGGCCCTGGCCAAGTACGAGGACAGGTACGTCATCCCGCCCGCCCACGCCGAACAGGCGCACAGCCTGGAGGAGTTGGCCACCGAGTGCAGCCTCGACTTCGAGGACGGCCCCGGGATGGGCGGCTCGGGTCCGGGCGGCTCAGGGCCTTTCGGCGAGGCTTCCGGCGATGCTCCGGCCCCGATCGCCGTGGAGAACTTCCACCTGCTGCGCGACCGCCAGACCGCCGACGCCGTGGACACCTCAGCCGACTCCCCGGCCGCCCCCGGCGACAAGTCCACCCGGCTCAACCTCCTCAACTGGGACGGAAACGGCCGCCCTCAGGGCATGTTCCCCCGCTCCTCCGGGGACAGGGACGAGCGCTCCTTTGACGGGAACGGCGAGACACCCGACACGAACGCCGAGAGCGAGCCGCGTCCATGA
- the narJ gene encoding nitrate reductase molybdenum cofactor assembly chaperone, whose product MNKRKAAAREDTARHASAWQVQSLLLGYPDERLLEQARLVRAVTDTLPDRVAEPLRRFLGHLGRTPATELAADYVTTFDHRKRNCLFLTYYAHGDTRNRGAALLRLKQTYAAAGLRLTDDELPDHLCVVLEFAATGDPEAGRRLLTEHRAGLELLRLALRDARSAWADVLDSVSATLPPLAGDEREAVAKLAAQGPPEEQVGLAPFAPPEFMPAPAPAQAPAPMGGRS is encoded by the coding sequence GTGAACAAGCGCAAAGCCGCTGCCCGCGAAGACACCGCCCGGCACGCATCCGCCTGGCAGGTCCAGTCCCTCCTCCTCGGCTATCCCGACGAGCGGCTGCTCGAACAGGCGCGGCTCGTACGGGCGGTCACCGACACGCTGCCCGACCGTGTCGCCGAGCCGCTGCGCCGGTTCCTCGGGCACCTCGGCCGAACGCCCGCCACGGAACTGGCGGCGGACTACGTCACCACCTTCGACCACCGCAAACGCAACTGCCTCTTCCTGACGTACTACGCCCACGGCGACACCCGCAATCGCGGTGCCGCGCTGCTGCGCCTCAAGCAGACCTACGCCGCGGCCGGACTGCGGCTGACCGACGACGAACTGCCCGACCACCTCTGCGTCGTCCTGGAATTCGCCGCCACCGGCGACCCCGAAGCAGGCCGCCGCCTCCTCACCGAGCACCGGGCAGGACTGGAACTGCTGCGCTTGGCACTGCGCGACGCGCGATCCGCGTGGGCCGACGTCCTCGACTCCGTATCGGCGACCCTGCCCCCGCTGGCCGGTGACGAGCGCGAGGCCGTCGCCAAGCTCGCTGCCCAGGGACCGCCCGAGGAACAGGTCGGCCTCGCGCCGTTCGCACCCCCGGAGTTCATGCCCGCCCCGGCCCCGGCCCAGGCCCCCGCCCCGATGGGAGGCCGGTCATGA
- the narI gene encoding respiratory nitrate reductase subunit gamma, with amino-acid sequence MTPDTNALDVVLWVVLPYIALTLFVAGHVWRYRYDKFGWTTRSSQLYESRLLRVGSPLFHFGVLAVVLGHIGGLVIPKGWTEAVGVSEHSYHVMATLLGTVAGVSTLAGLVILVYRRRTVGSVFSATTRNDKLMYVMLTVTLALGLFATVVSNIIGVGYDYRTTISPWFRSVFYLHPDPALMAGAPLLFRLHALSALLLFGVWPFTRLVHMLTAPLGYLTRPYIVYRSRDAQLGSRPPRRGWERT; translated from the coding sequence ATGACCCCGGACACGAACGCACTCGACGTCGTGCTGTGGGTCGTCCTGCCGTACATCGCGCTGACCCTGTTCGTCGCCGGCCATGTCTGGCGCTACCGCTACGACAAGTTCGGCTGGACCACCCGGTCCAGCCAGCTGTACGAGAGCCGGCTGCTGCGCGTCGGCAGCCCGCTGTTCCACTTCGGGGTCCTGGCGGTGGTGCTCGGCCACATCGGCGGACTGGTGATCCCGAAGGGCTGGACCGAAGCCGTCGGTGTCAGCGAGCACAGCTACCACGTCATGGCCACTTTGCTGGGGACCGTCGCCGGGGTCAGCACCCTGGCCGGGCTCGTGATCCTCGTCTACCGGCGGCGTACGGTCGGGTCGGTGTTCAGCGCCACCACCCGCAACGACAAGCTCATGTACGTCATGCTCACCGTGACCCTGGCACTGGGTCTGTTCGCCACCGTGGTCAGCAACATCATCGGCGTGGGCTACGACTACCGCACCACCATCTCGCCCTGGTTCCGGTCGGTCTTCTACCTGCACCCCGACCCCGCGCTGATGGCCGGCGCGCCACTGCTGTTCCGGCTGCACGCGCTCAGCGCCCTGCTGCTGTTCGGCGTCTGGCCTTTCACCCGGCTGGTGCACATGCTCACCGCACCGCTCGGCTACCTCACCCGCCCGTACATCGTCTATCGCAGCCGGGATGCGCAGTTGGGCTCCCGCCCGCCCCGGCGCGGATGGGAACGCACCTGA
- a CDS encoding cupin domain-containing protein: protein MNTHHNGPARPHEVHLSVGEVTELPAMGERLLADARSANSGRAARTVVALPGLRVTLIALASGSELAEHEAPGAATLTCLTGRVTLGTTDRTWPLGQGDIVAIPDQRHSLTAETDAAVLLTVRLA, encoded by the coding sequence ATGAACACCCACCACAACGGTCCTGCCCGGCCGCACGAGGTACACCTGTCCGTCGGTGAGGTCACCGAGCTGCCGGCCATGGGAGAGCGGCTGCTCGCCGATGCCAGGTCCGCGAACTCCGGGAGAGCGGCACGAACCGTCGTCGCCCTTCCGGGACTTCGCGTCACCCTGATCGCGCTCGCGTCGGGCTCCGAACTCGCCGAACACGAGGCCCCGGGCGCCGCCACCCTCACCTGCCTGACCGGCCGGGTGACACTCGGCACCACCGACCGCACGTGGCCCCTCGGCCAGGGCGACATCGTCGCCATTCCCGACCAACGGCACAGCCTGACCGCCGAGACCGACGCGGCGGTACTCCTCACCGTCCGGCTGGCATGA
- the gap gene encoding type I glyceraldehyde-3-phosphate dehydrogenase — translation MTVRIGINGFGRIGRNYLRCVLERAEAGTGAAVEVVAVNDLTSPAALAHLLEYDSTFGRLRRSVEHDDTSLTVDGHRIAVTAKSDPAALEWGELGVDVVIESTGRFRSREDAGLHLKAGARKVLLSVPGKEVDATVVMGVNEGVYDPERDHVISNASCTTNCVAPMVKVLDEHFGLVKGLMTTIHGYTNDQVVLDGPHKDPRRGRTAAVNIIPTSTGAARAVGLVLPKLAGTLDGIAVRVPVEDGSLTDLSVVLDRPVTADEVNAAFREAADGPLKGILRVSDAPIVSRDIVGDPASCVFDAPLTQAHGDLVKVFGWYDNEWGYTNRLLDLTEYVAARLPQR, via the coding sequence ATGACCGTGCGCATAGGAATCAACGGCTTCGGCCGCATCGGGCGCAACTACCTGCGCTGCGTACTGGAGCGCGCGGAGGCCGGGACCGGTGCCGCAGTCGAGGTGGTGGCGGTCAACGACCTCACCTCGCCGGCGGCGCTGGCCCATCTGCTGGAGTACGACTCGACCTTCGGGCGGCTGCGTCGCAGCGTCGAGCACGACGACACGTCGCTGACGGTGGACGGTCACCGCATCGCGGTGACGGCCAAGAGCGACCCCGCGGCCCTGGAGTGGGGTGAGCTGGGAGTGGACGTGGTCATCGAGTCCACCGGACGCTTCCGCAGCCGTGAGGATGCCGGACTGCACCTGAAGGCCGGCGCGCGCAAGGTACTGCTCTCCGTACCGGGCAAGGAAGTCGACGCCACCGTTGTCATGGGGGTCAATGAGGGCGTCTACGACCCCGAGCGGGACCACGTGATCTCCAACGCCTCGTGCACGACCAACTGTGTGGCGCCGATGGTGAAGGTGCTGGACGAGCACTTCGGCCTCGTCAAGGGCCTGATGACCACCATCCACGGCTACACCAACGACCAGGTGGTCCTGGACGGCCCTCACAAGGACCCGCGTCGTGGTCGCACCGCCGCTGTGAACATCATCCCGACCAGCACCGGAGCTGCCCGTGCGGTGGGCCTCGTCCTGCCGAAGCTGGCAGGCACTCTGGACGGCATCGCCGTGCGGGTGCCGGTCGAGGACGGCTCGCTGACGGACCTGAGCGTGGTGCTCGACCGTCCCGTGACCGCGGACGAGGTCAACGCCGCGTTCCGTGAGGCGGCCGACGGCCCGCTGAAGGGAATACTCCGGGTGTCGGACGCCCCGATCGTCTCCCGGGACATCGTCGGCGACCCTGCCTCGTGCGTGTTCGACGCTCCGCTGACCCAGGCGCACGGCGACCTGGTGAAGGTCTTCGGGTGGTACGACAACGAGTGGGGCTACACCAACCGTCTGCTCGACCTCACCGAGTACGTCGCCGCCCGACTCCCGCAGAGGTGA
- a CDS encoding universal stress protein gives MLRPITVGLDGSPESLAAADWAAREAQRRGLPLHLVNAWIWQPHDVPVAEDLNAQKRWALSVLRESEQDLRARYPQLTIDSEQVSEPATEVLLGRAEKAEMLVLGSSGHGAVAGFLLGSVGQHVLAKAQHPVVMVRANTRSAAEGDTGEVVVGLQDLGTQAGPLLEFAFRAAAARGATLRAVHAWGLPPLYGRGPEAGQAAVKPGALAEQQEKALSAALQPWRERFPQVTVVETVDLAFTSGVVLQAAADAGLVVVGRRVHRPALGMRIGPVAHAVLHHVAAPVVIVPHD, from the coding sequence ATGCTTCGCCCCATCACCGTCGGCCTGGACGGCTCTCCCGAGAGCCTGGCCGCAGCCGACTGGGCCGCCCGCGAGGCTCAGCGCCGCGGCCTGCCGCTACACCTGGTCAACGCCTGGATCTGGCAGCCGCACGACGTGCCCGTAGCCGAGGACCTGAACGCCCAGAAACGCTGGGCCCTGAGCGTGCTGCGCGAGTCCGAGCAGGATCTGCGTGCCCGGTACCCGCAGCTGACGATCGACTCCGAGCAGGTCTCCGAGCCGGCCACCGAGGTTCTGCTGGGCCGGGCGGAGAAGGCCGAGATGCTGGTGCTGGGCTCCAGCGGGCACGGCGCCGTCGCCGGCTTCCTCCTCGGCTCGGTCGGCCAGCACGTGCTCGCCAAGGCACAGCATCCGGTGGTGATGGTGCGGGCGAACACGCGGTCCGCGGCCGAGGGGGACACCGGGGAGGTGGTGGTCGGGCTCCAGGATCTGGGCACGCAGGCCGGCCCGCTTCTGGAGTTCGCGTTCCGTGCGGCGGCCGCCCGCGGGGCGACGCTCCGTGCCGTACACGCCTGGGGTCTGCCTCCGCTGTACGGACGCGGCCCCGAGGCCGGGCAGGCGGCGGTCAAGCCGGGTGCCCTGGCCGAACAGCAAGAGAAGGCACTGTCCGCCGCCCTGCAGCCGTGGCGGGAAAGGTTCCCGCAGGTCACAGTGGTTGAGACAGTCGACCTTGCCTTCACCTCCGGAGTCGTGCTGCAGGCCGCGGCGGATGCCGGGCTCGTGGTCGTCGGCCGCCGCGTACACCGGCCCGCGCTCGGCATGCGCATCGGCCCGGTCGCGCACGCCGTGCTCCACCACGTGGCCGCCCCTGTCGTCATCGTCCCGCACGACTGA